A portion of the Osmia lignaria lignaria isolate PbOS001 chromosome 15, iyOsmLign1, whole genome shotgun sequence genome contains these proteins:
- the LOC117600371 gene encoding intraflagellar transport protein 74 homolog isoform X1 → MQRSQTGTTMLQNKINKFHKIVKMKLEFYISASNHPATPGQNVLARPPSVSILHNQMPTANSRLNTISSTGSGHLNVGFPTTGYMNINVMERPITQHGVAAIRPGTGRGMTRQIQDKRYYIGIMQLKIRELNQEIAVIMKDIEDQNKERATYIHYDKRAKDLAAELTALQGQLADYNIVVDKMTSDIGKEIIEQETEELAMKNEHNLLKIENMYEERKQLQDKLNKIEKQLENEKKRTERLVESMDDDTREKYDELLKEKAYLQEKANKMQQELDELYKEQLYLEEEITLSPLKQEAVKLHLKIIEAEEKRNKLREEERHRISPEEEREKLLQKIKQENMDIAAAEAQLTEKKKQMQEVEQKLEQLETDIEDTQSEKQIKYKELRKREEIIEQFMTSFEQNKHDETTKLQKLENTIIEYLENISNMINININFTGSDEIAILNNLPPFNEHEYTNGDQSFERLSKDNLRLQQILSEMEMLERRLKVESDDLNERMKKEESKLITLEDLDTLKTKLAIKQGQLTTECEQLKQQQVTHEQELEDIRSEYNEIKQRLENNSVYSQISVLENTMENLIEEHKKIENFIEKQKERSDYEPVKTDAFDSINSYNTMLKQNLKVIY, encoded by the exons atgcAAAGATCACAAACAGGTACAACtatgttacaaaataaaattaataagttCCATAAGatagtaaaaatgaaattagaattttatatttcagcAAGTAATCATCCTGCAACTCCAGGTCAAAATGTTCTTGCAAGACCACCGTCTGTGTCAATTTTACATAACCAAATGCCAACAGCTAATTCACGATTAAATACGATCAGTTCGACTGGTTCTGGACATTTAAATGTAGGATTTCCAACAACTGGTTACATGAATATAAATGTTATGGAAAGACCGATCACTCAACATGGGGTAGCAGCTATTAGACCTGGTACTGGTAGGGGGATGACAAG GCAAATTCAGGACAAGAGATATTACATTGGAATTATGCAGTTAAAAATAAGAGAATTAAATCAAGAAATTGCTGTCATTATGAAAGATATTGAAGATCAAAATAAGGAAAGAGCTACTTATATACATTATGATAAAAGGGCAAAAGATTTAGCAGCTGAATTAACAGCTTTACAAGGACAATTAGCGGATTATAATATCGTTGTCGATAAAATGACTTCCGATATTGGGAAGGAAATCATTGAACAAGAAACTGAAGAACTTGCAATGAAAAATGAACACAATCTATTAAAAATCGAAAATATGtatgaagaaagaaaacaatTACAAGACAAGCTGAATAAGATAGAAAAGCAATTAGAGAATGAGAAGAAGAGAACTGAGAGACTCGTAGAAAGTATGGATGACGATACGAGAGAAAAATATGacgaattattaaaagaaaaagcatATCTACAAGAGAAAGCAAATAAGATGCAACAAGAGCTAGATGAATTATACAAAGAACAACTTTATTTGGAAGAGGAAATAACACTGTCTCCTTTGAAACAAGAAGCAGTTaaattacatttgaaaattattgaagcagaggaaaaaaggaataaatTGCGGGAGGAAGAAAGGCATAGAATTTcaccagaagaagaaagagaaaaattgttGCAAAAAATAAAGCAGGAAAATATGGACATCGCAGCAGCGGAAGCACAGTTAActgagaaaaagaaacaaatgcaAGAAGTTGAACAAAAATTAGAACAATTGGAAACCGACATCGAGGATACTCAATCTGAAAAGCAAATCAAGTACAAAGAACTTCGTAAACGGGAGGAAATTATAGAACAGTTTATGACATCCTTCGAACAAAATAAACACGATGAAACAACTAAATTACagaaattagaaaatacaataattgagtatttggaaaatatttcaaatatgataaacatcaatattaattttacaggAAGTGATGAGATagcaattttaaacaatttaccTCCATTTAACGAACACGAGTATACTAACGGTGATCAAAGCTTTGAAAGATTGTCGAAAGACAATCTGAGGCTGCAACAGATTTTGAGTGAAATGGAAATGTTAGAAAGAAGACTTAAGGTCGAGTCCGATGATCTcaatgaaagaatgaaaaaagaagaaagtaaattgATAACGTTAGAAGATTTAGATACCTTGAAAACTAAATTGGCAATAAAACAAGGGCAACTGACAACAGAATGTGAACAATTAAAACAACAGCAAGTAACTCATGAACAAGAACTTGAAGATATTCGATCCGAATATAATGAAATTAAGCAACGATTAGAAAATAATAGTGTGTATAGTCAAATCAGTGTGCTAGAAAATacaatggaaaatttaatagaggaacataaaaaaattgaaaattttattgaaaaacaaaaggaaCGTAGCGACTATGAACCAGTGAAAACAGATGCTTTTGATTCAATAAATAGTTATAATACTATGTTAAAGcaaaatttaaaagttatttattaa
- the LOC117600371 gene encoding intraflagellar transport protein 74 homolog isoform X2 codes for MQRSQTEFYISASNHPATPGQNVLARPPSVSILHNQMPTANSRLNTISSTGSGHLNVGFPTTGYMNINVMERPITQHGVAAIRPGTGRGMTRQIQDKRYYIGIMQLKIRELNQEIAVIMKDIEDQNKERATYIHYDKRAKDLAAELTALQGQLADYNIVVDKMTSDIGKEIIEQETEELAMKNEHNLLKIENMYEERKQLQDKLNKIEKQLENEKKRTERLVESMDDDTREKYDELLKEKAYLQEKANKMQQELDELYKEQLYLEEEITLSPLKQEAVKLHLKIIEAEEKRNKLREEERHRISPEEEREKLLQKIKQENMDIAAAEAQLTEKKKQMQEVEQKLEQLETDIEDTQSEKQIKYKELRKREEIIEQFMTSFEQNKHDETTKLQKLENTIIEYLENISNMINININFTGSDEIAILNNLPPFNEHEYTNGDQSFERLSKDNLRLQQILSEMEMLERRLKVESDDLNERMKKEESKLITLEDLDTLKTKLAIKQGQLTTECEQLKQQQVTHEQELEDIRSEYNEIKQRLENNSVYSQISVLENTMENLIEEHKKIENFIEKQKERSDYEPVKTDAFDSINSYNTMLKQNLKVIY; via the exons atgcAAAGATCACAAACAG aattttatatttcagcAAGTAATCATCCTGCAACTCCAGGTCAAAATGTTCTTGCAAGACCACCGTCTGTGTCAATTTTACATAACCAAATGCCAACAGCTAATTCACGATTAAATACGATCAGTTCGACTGGTTCTGGACATTTAAATGTAGGATTTCCAACAACTGGTTACATGAATATAAATGTTATGGAAAGACCGATCACTCAACATGGGGTAGCAGCTATTAGACCTGGTACTGGTAGGGGGATGACAAG GCAAATTCAGGACAAGAGATATTACATTGGAATTATGCAGTTAAAAATAAGAGAATTAAATCAAGAAATTGCTGTCATTATGAAAGATATTGAAGATCAAAATAAGGAAAGAGCTACTTATATACATTATGATAAAAGGGCAAAAGATTTAGCAGCTGAATTAACAGCTTTACAAGGACAATTAGCGGATTATAATATCGTTGTCGATAAAATGACTTCCGATATTGGGAAGGAAATCATTGAACAAGAAACTGAAGAACTTGCAATGAAAAATGAACACAATCTATTAAAAATCGAAAATATGtatgaagaaagaaaacaatTACAAGACAAGCTGAATAAGATAGAAAAGCAATTAGAGAATGAGAAGAAGAGAACTGAGAGACTCGTAGAAAGTATGGATGACGATACGAGAGAAAAATATGacgaattattaaaagaaaaagcatATCTACAAGAGAAAGCAAATAAGATGCAACAAGAGCTAGATGAATTATACAAAGAACAACTTTATTTGGAAGAGGAAATAACACTGTCTCCTTTGAAACAAGAAGCAGTTaaattacatttgaaaattattgaagcagaggaaaaaaggaataaatTGCGGGAGGAAGAAAGGCATAGAATTTcaccagaagaagaaagagaaaaattgttGCAAAAAATAAAGCAGGAAAATATGGACATCGCAGCAGCGGAAGCACAGTTAActgagaaaaagaaacaaatgcaAGAAGTTGAACAAAAATTAGAACAATTGGAAACCGACATCGAGGATACTCAATCTGAAAAGCAAATCAAGTACAAAGAACTTCGTAAACGGGAGGAAATTATAGAACAGTTTATGACATCCTTCGAACAAAATAAACACGATGAAACAACTAAATTACagaaattagaaaatacaataattgagtatttggaaaatatttcaaatatgataaacatcaatattaattttacaggAAGTGATGAGATagcaattttaaacaatttaccTCCATTTAACGAACACGAGTATACTAACGGTGATCAAAGCTTTGAAAGATTGTCGAAAGACAATCTGAGGCTGCAACAGATTTTGAGTGAAATGGAAATGTTAGAAAGAAGACTTAAGGTCGAGTCCGATGATCTcaatgaaagaatgaaaaaagaagaaagtaaattgATAACGTTAGAAGATTTAGATACCTTGAAAACTAAATTGGCAATAAAACAAGGGCAACTGACAACAGAATGTGAACAATTAAAACAACAGCAAGTAACTCATGAACAAGAACTTGAAGATATTCGATCCGAATATAATGAAATTAAGCAACGATTAGAAAATAATAGTGTGTATAGTCAAATCAGTGTGCTAGAAAATacaatggaaaatttaatagaggaacataaaaaaattgaaaattttattgaaaaacaaaaggaaCGTAGCGACTATGAACCAGTGAAAACAGATGCTTTTGATTCAATAAATAGTTATAATACTATGTTAAAGcaaaatttaaaagttatttattaa
- the LOC117600371 gene encoding intraflagellar transport protein 74 homolog isoform X3, whose protein sequence is MQRSQTASNHPATPGQNVLARPPSVSILHNQMPTANSRLNTISSTGSGHLNVGFPTTGYMNINVMERPITQHGVAAIRPGTGRGMTRQIQDKRYYIGIMQLKIRELNQEIAVIMKDIEDQNKERATYIHYDKRAKDLAAELTALQGQLADYNIVVDKMTSDIGKEIIEQETEELAMKNEHNLLKIENMYEERKQLQDKLNKIEKQLENEKKRTERLVESMDDDTREKYDELLKEKAYLQEKANKMQQELDELYKEQLYLEEEITLSPLKQEAVKLHLKIIEAEEKRNKLREEERHRISPEEEREKLLQKIKQENMDIAAAEAQLTEKKKQMQEVEQKLEQLETDIEDTQSEKQIKYKELRKREEIIEQFMTSFEQNKHDETTKLQKLENTIIEYLENISNMINININFTGSDEIAILNNLPPFNEHEYTNGDQSFERLSKDNLRLQQILSEMEMLERRLKVESDDLNERMKKEESKLITLEDLDTLKTKLAIKQGQLTTECEQLKQQQVTHEQELEDIRSEYNEIKQRLENNSVYSQISVLENTMENLIEEHKKIENFIEKQKERSDYEPVKTDAFDSINSYNTMLKQNLKVIY, encoded by the exons atgcAAAGATCACAAACAG cAAGTAATCATCCTGCAACTCCAGGTCAAAATGTTCTTGCAAGACCACCGTCTGTGTCAATTTTACATAACCAAATGCCAACAGCTAATTCACGATTAAATACGATCAGTTCGACTGGTTCTGGACATTTAAATGTAGGATTTCCAACAACTGGTTACATGAATATAAATGTTATGGAAAGACCGATCACTCAACATGGGGTAGCAGCTATTAGACCTGGTACTGGTAGGGGGATGACAAG GCAAATTCAGGACAAGAGATATTACATTGGAATTATGCAGTTAAAAATAAGAGAATTAAATCAAGAAATTGCTGTCATTATGAAAGATATTGAAGATCAAAATAAGGAAAGAGCTACTTATATACATTATGATAAAAGGGCAAAAGATTTAGCAGCTGAATTAACAGCTTTACAAGGACAATTAGCGGATTATAATATCGTTGTCGATAAAATGACTTCCGATATTGGGAAGGAAATCATTGAACAAGAAACTGAAGAACTTGCAATGAAAAATGAACACAATCTATTAAAAATCGAAAATATGtatgaagaaagaaaacaatTACAAGACAAGCTGAATAAGATAGAAAAGCAATTAGAGAATGAGAAGAAGAGAACTGAGAGACTCGTAGAAAGTATGGATGACGATACGAGAGAAAAATATGacgaattattaaaagaaaaagcatATCTACAAGAGAAAGCAAATAAGATGCAACAAGAGCTAGATGAATTATACAAAGAACAACTTTATTTGGAAGAGGAAATAACACTGTCTCCTTTGAAACAAGAAGCAGTTaaattacatttgaaaattattgaagcagaggaaaaaaggaataaatTGCGGGAGGAAGAAAGGCATAGAATTTcaccagaagaagaaagagaaaaattgttGCAAAAAATAAAGCAGGAAAATATGGACATCGCAGCAGCGGAAGCACAGTTAActgagaaaaagaaacaaatgcaAGAAGTTGAACAAAAATTAGAACAATTGGAAACCGACATCGAGGATACTCAATCTGAAAAGCAAATCAAGTACAAAGAACTTCGTAAACGGGAGGAAATTATAGAACAGTTTATGACATCCTTCGAACAAAATAAACACGATGAAACAACTAAATTACagaaattagaaaatacaataattgagtatttggaaaatatttcaaatatgataaacatcaatattaattttacaggAAGTGATGAGATagcaattttaaacaatttaccTCCATTTAACGAACACGAGTATACTAACGGTGATCAAAGCTTTGAAAGATTGTCGAAAGACAATCTGAGGCTGCAACAGATTTTGAGTGAAATGGAAATGTTAGAAAGAAGACTTAAGGTCGAGTCCGATGATCTcaatgaaagaatgaaaaaagaagaaagtaaattgATAACGTTAGAAGATTTAGATACCTTGAAAACTAAATTGGCAATAAAACAAGGGCAACTGACAACAGAATGTGAACAATTAAAACAACAGCAAGTAACTCATGAACAAGAACTTGAAGATATTCGATCCGAATATAATGAAATTAAGCAACGATTAGAAAATAATAGTGTGTATAGTCAAATCAGTGTGCTAGAAAATacaatggaaaatttaatagaggaacataaaaaaattgaaaattttattgaaaaacaaaaggaaCGTAGCGACTATGAACCAGTGAAAACAGATGCTTTTGATTCAATAAATAGTTATAATACTATGTTAAAGcaaaatttaaaagttatttattaa